DNA sequence from the Elusimicrobiota bacterium genome:
TGGATAAAATCGCCGCAAGAACTCTTGAATTTTATTGTAGTCCTTATTACTGCGCTCGGGATTGATGTTATACTGAATTTTATACGTTATAAACAGATAACCTGCGCAGTATCCGCAGGGGTTACCACCGCAATTCTGCAGGTATTAACCCCTGGGGTGCCGCTGGGATGGCGAATCACCGGGATTACCGCGGCGCTTGTGTTAGGTAAGCACGTGTGGGGTGGTACCGGTAAAAATGCGGTAAACCCTGCACTTGCGGGTTTGGCAATAATAAGTTTTTTTTATAAGCTTAACTTCCCGATGTTTAACTGGTCCTACTGGATCTTAGCTGCAAGCGTGTTATCATTACCGTTTATATTATCACGCCCATACGCTGCGGTTGGGTTGATAAGCGGGATGTCCGCATTTTTGGTGTTTAGCAATAATTTCAGTGTTAACACTTTGATTTCATACGGTATTTTGTTTTTTGGATGCCTTGTGATAACCGACCCCGTGACTGTAACACACAAAAAAACTGTGGGATTACTCACAGGTTTCACAGCTGGAATCGTGCCCTTATTGCTAAGCAACTCATTATTTGTATTTTCAGTTTCTATACTAACCTTCAACGCGTTATCCCGTATACTCGATGATTGTATCCCTGAGAGAAAACCAGGGCGGGGATACAAAAAGTTGAGGATAAAAAGTTTACTGCCATACAATATCAATACAACAAAATTTGCGGACTTAACAAAACCGGATACGCAAAACTACCGTGAGGAAAGTCTCGATAACCTACAGATATGTGATATTCTGCAGCGCATAAAAGAAAATTATGTCTATGGCTGCGGCGGTGCTGCTTTTTCTGTAAGCCAAAAAATTGGTGCGGTTATACATTCAAACGTAAAAACAAAATTTTTTGTTATTAA
Encoded proteins:
- a CDS encoding RnfABCDGE type electron transport complex subunit D, which codes for WIKSPQELLNFIVVLITALGIDVILNFIRYKQITCAVSAGVTTAILQVLTPGVPLGWRITGITAALVLGKHVWGGTGKNAVNPALAGLAIISFFYKLNFPMFNWSYWILAASVLSLPFILSRPYAAVGLISGMSAFLVFSNNFSVNTLISYGILFFGCLVITDPVTVTHKKTVGLLTGFTAGIVPLLLSNSLFVFSVSILTFNALSRILDDCIPERKPGRGYKKLRIKSLLPYNINTTKFADLTKPDTQNYREESLDNLQICDILQRIKENYVYGCGGAAFSVSQKIGAVIHSNVKTKFFVINAAECDPGLVHDKWLLHKYSVEINKGIQAVLKCVPFTETVLAVKDNSDLNFPAGVRITKLPEYFPVGAEKNVIRCVFNTQLNTTDIPAEKGFLVLNLQTVFAVYEAVYLNKTAGTKFITILNLKTQESYAAKVTLGEKIRNIVNNLYPGTVISFTGGGAMQARLVEDGDVIEKTTNFISIASMPRYKESPLCSRCNSCTQHCPAGLEVRRIAELVDNGKPVLTAKYNPENCISCGICSYICPAGRNLELRIKKVLS